In the genome of Bacteroidota bacterium, one region contains:
- a CDS encoding bifunctional (p)ppGpp synthetase/guanosine-3',5'-bis(diphosphate) 3'-pyrophosphohydrolase, translating to MTNRKYKERLDDLLLVCRKHLVRVDETLIRRAFEFGFNAHRFDKRASGEPFFDHPYEVARIVAKEISLDDISIAAALLHDVAEDTDYQIKDIRAEFGETIANIVDGATKISGITFTSNESTQAENYRKMLLSMVSDIRVMLVKFADRLHNMRTIDFLPSEKQQRIARETMDIYAPFAHRFGLANIKWEMEDLAFKTLNREEYDSIARELKSRRREREQYLQRFAAPIEQRLRKEDIPYDLSARPKHIYSIYNKMIKRNKPLGEIYDLFAVRIILDSSEEDCYRVLGIISSIYTANDDRFKDYVTRPKNNGYKSIHTTVQGPDGKMVEIQIRTKSMHAIAERGVAAHWAYKEEVEKIDEKLNSWLNWIRDIIETVGEEEKADGQMMESFKLSLFQDEIYVFTPKGDLKILPRNATPVDFAYEIHSKVGDHCLAAKVSGRIVPLDTKLRSGDQVEIITSKNQTPNPDWEQFVVTHKAKSHLRRWVKEEQRKAIEEGRAIWEKKVKKAKLSINDDDLNEFLAKQRIENAGKFFHAIREEKIDVDTIIKLIQTDQKHPTAVVTQEGKIEGLLDKFITSARGISPGIMLDGSRDNYLHNYAKCCNPIPGDPVVGFVTQGEGIKIHRRSCHNIQLMLQMEHERIVEVGWPPSSGGLFVSAVRIIGEDRKGLLNDITQAISNFQNTAIRSVNLDSKDSIFLGLFVLGVRDTEHVNRLLERLRRIKGVTRADRPDQ from the coding sequence ATGACGAATCGAAAGTACAAAGAAAGGCTCGACGATCTCCTGCTCGTATGCCGGAAACACCTTGTCCGCGTCGATGAAACACTGATACGCCGGGCATTCGAATTCGGCTTCAACGCCCACCGGTTCGACAAGCGTGCATCAGGAGAACCGTTCTTTGATCATCCGTATGAAGTCGCCAGAATTGTTGCGAAGGAGATTTCCCTCGATGATATTTCTATCGCTGCCGCTCTACTGCACGATGTGGCCGAAGACACCGATTATCAGATAAAGGACATCCGGGCGGAGTTCGGCGAAACAATTGCGAACATTGTCGATGGTGCAACGAAGATTTCCGGCATTACATTTACGAGCAACGAATCGACGCAGGCGGAAAACTACCGGAAAATGCTGCTTTCGATGGTGAGCGACATCCGCGTGATGTTGGTGAAATTTGCCGACCGCCTCCACAATATGCGTACGATCGACTTCCTCCCTTCCGAAAAACAGCAGCGGATAGCAAGGGAAACGATGGATATCTATGCGCCGTTTGCTCACCGCTTCGGGCTTGCGAATATCAAATGGGAGATGGAAGATCTTGCATTCAAAACGTTGAATCGGGAAGAGTACGACAGCATTGCGCGTGAACTGAAGTCCCGCCGGAGGGAGCGCGAGCAATACCTGCAGAGATTCGCGGCCCCTATCGAGCAGCGGCTCAGGAAAGAAGATATTCCCTACGACCTGAGCGCCCGCCCGAAGCATATCTACAGCATCTACAACAAAATGATCAAGAGGAACAAGCCCCTGGGCGAAATCTACGATCTGTTCGCCGTGCGTATCATTCTTGATTCCAGTGAGGAAGATTGTTACAGGGTTCTTGGCATCATCTCGTCAATATACACTGCCAATGATGATCGTTTCAAAGATTATGTAACCAGGCCGAAGAATAACGGATACAAATCCATCCACACAACTGTTCAAGGTCCCGATGGGAAGATGGTTGAAATTCAAATACGCACAAAGTCAATGCACGCTATCGCCGAGCGCGGAGTTGCAGCACATTGGGCGTACAAGGAAGAAGTAGAGAAGATCGATGAGAAGTTGAATAGCTGGCTGAACTGGATTCGCGACATCATCGAAACCGTGGGCGAGGAGGAGAAAGCAGACGGGCAAATGATGGAGAGTTTCAAGCTGAGTCTATTTCAGGACGAGATCTATGTGTTTACACCAAAGGGTGATCTCAAGATCCTTCCCCGGAATGCTACTCCGGTTGATTTCGCGTATGAAATCCACTCGAAAGTGGGTGATCATTGTCTCGCAGCAAAAGTCAGCGGCCGCATTGTACCTCTCGACACGAAGCTACGCAGCGGTGACCAGGTCGAGATCATCACATCAAAAAACCAAACCCCGAACCCGGATTGGGAACAGTTCGTAGTCACTCACAAGGCAAAATCACATTTGCGCCGGTGGGTCAAGGAGGAACAACGCAAGGCAATTGAGGAAGGCCGCGCTATTTGGGAGAAGAAAGTAAAGAAAGCCAAGCTCAGCATTAATGATGATGACTTGAATGAGTTTCTTGCGAAACAGAGAATCGAGAATGCCGGAAAGTTTTTCCACGCAATTCGGGAAGAAAAGATTGATGTCGATACAATTATCAAACTGATTCAAACCGACCAGAAGCATCCGACGGCGGTTGTTACACAAGAGGGCAAGATCGAGGGATTGTTGGACAAGTTCATCACGTCGGCGCGTGGAATTTCGCCCGGCATTATGCTTGACGGATCCCGGGATAACTACCTTCACAACTATGCGAAGTGCTGCAATCCGATTCCCGGCGATCCCGTCGTTGGCTTTGTCACGCAGGGTGAGGGGATCAAGATTCACCGTCGTTCATGCCACAATATTCAGTTGATGCTTCAAATGGAGCATGAACGCATTGTTGAAGTCGGATGGCCGCCGAGTTCGGGAGGTCTGTTTGTTTCCGCTGTTCGGATTATCGGAGAGGACCGCAAAGGGCTGCTGAATGATATTACTCAAGCAATCAGCAATTTTCAGAATACGGCCATACGAAGTGTAAATCTTGACTCGAAGGATTCAATTTTTCTGGGACTGTTCGTGCTGGGCGTTCGGGATACTGAACACGTGAACCGCTTATTGGAGCGGCTCCGAAGGATCAAAGGCGTGACACGAGCAGACAGGCCGGACCAGTAA
- the upp gene encoding uracil phosphoribosyltransferase: MKNLIVIDHPLIKRDLSILRNKRTDNHLFRTTLRRISSVMAFQVTHDLKVRSGVVDTPLEKTKGYTLAEDIVIVPVLRAGLGLVDGFLDFLPEAKVGHVGLYRNEQTLKPVDYYSKFPRNLNKSLVLLLDPMLATGGSGAAAITFLKNKGAKRIRFVSLLAAPEGVKKVSGAHPDVKMFTAVLDRQLNSHGYILPGLGDAGDRIFGTE; encoded by the coding sequence ATGAAAAACCTGATTGTTATCGATCATCCGCTCATCAAACGTGATCTTTCGATCCTGCGGAACAAGAGAACGGACAACCACCTCTTCCGAACAACACTCCGGCGGATTTCTTCTGTGATGGCTTTTCAAGTTACGCACGATCTTAAAGTACGCTCAGGTGTTGTTGATACGCCGCTGGAGAAAACCAAGGGTTACACGCTTGCAGAAGATATTGTCATCGTTCCGGTCTTGCGAGCAGGATTGGGTTTGGTTGACGGCTTTCTTGATTTTCTTCCTGAGGCAAAGGTAGGACACGTCGGATTGTACAGAAATGAACAGACCTTGAAACCCGTGGATTACTATTCGAAGTTCCCTCGCAACCTGAACAAAAGCCTGGTGCTGCTGCTCGATCCCATGTTAGCAACAGGAGGAAGTGGAGCGGCTGCCATCACGTTCTTGAAGAATAAAGGAGCGAAGAGAATCCGATTCGTGAGCTTACTTGCTGCGCCAGAAGGTGTGAAAAAGGTCTCAGGGGCACATCCCGATGTCAAGATGTTTACTGCCGTTCTTGACCGGCAGTTGAACTCGCATGGCTACATTTTACCCGGCCTTGGTGACGCAGGAGACAGGATTTTCGGCACTGAATGA
- the ruvX gene encoding Holliday junction resolvase RuvX, whose product MEYPGKVLGIDYGSKRIGLAASDPTRMIAQAVSTIENNERTFDKLMHIIAQEDIMLIVVGMPYGPDGGKSSKAIEVEAFIAKLKQMTSITIDTWDESYSSVKAHQAFVDIGMKRKKRRQKYRVDVMAARLLLQEYLDNRR is encoded by the coding sequence ATGGAATATCCGGGCAAAGTTCTTGGAATTGACTATGGCAGCAAGCGCATTGGCCTGGCTGCAAGCGACCCAACCCGCATGATTGCGCAAGCTGTCAGCACAATTGAGAACAATGAACGGACGTTTGACAAGCTTATGCACATCATTGCCCAAGAAGATATTATGTTGATTGTGGTCGGAATGCCGTACGGTCCCGACGGCGGAAAGAGCAGCAAAGCAATTGAAGTAGAAGCGTTCATTGCCAAACTGAAGCAAATGACATCTATTACAATCGATACGTGGGATGAAAGCTATTCTTCCGTCAAGGCACATCAGGCATTTGTCGACATCGGCATGAAAAGGAAGAAGCGCCGGCAGAAGTACCGCGTGGACGTCATGGCCGCGAGGCTGTTGCTACAGGAGTACCTTGACAACCGCAGATGA
- a CDS encoding putative DNA binding domain-containing protein has protein sequence MTYKDVNLLIEEGEGFEIEFKRRVSRPEKIAKTMVALANTRGGHILFGVDDDGSIVGVESEKSEVELIDQAGTFYCVPEIHPLIDIVPFDGKDVIVAYVQESHDKPHYFTGSTNGDAVNGEETKVYIRVNANSVMASKEVVRILRSEHPDAKPFKIEIGENEKRLFRYLDGHERITVPEFAKLVNISDRRASRTLVSLVRAGVIRIHTLEKKDYFTLAGEMPL, from the coding sequence ATGACGTACAAGGACGTGAACCTACTGATTGAAGAAGGAGAAGGATTTGAAATCGAATTCAAGAGGAGAGTTTCCAGACCGGAGAAAATAGCAAAAACAATGGTTGCACTTGCGAATACACGAGGTGGGCACATCTTGTTCGGTGTCGATGATGATGGTTCCATCGTAGGTGTCGAAAGCGAGAAAAGCGAGGTTGAACTGATTGATCAGGCTGGCACGTTCTATTGCGTTCCTGAAATCCACCCGCTGATTGACATTGTGCCGTTTGATGGTAAAGATGTTATCGTTGCCTATGTTCAAGAGAGTCACGACAAGCCGCACTACTTTACCGGCTCTACCAATGGAGATGCGGTGAACGGTGAAGAAACCAAGGTGTATATCCGCGTGAATGCAAATTCGGTGATGGCAAGCAAGGAGGTTGTGAGAATATTGCGAAGCGAACATCCCGACGCGAAACCATTCAAGATTGAAATCGGAGAGAACGAAAAGCGGCTCTTCAGATACCTTGATGGCCATGAGCGGATTACTGTTCCAGAATTCGCAAAGCTTGTCAATATTTCCGACCGTCGTGCTTCACGTACTCTCGTTTCCCTTGTACGCGCAGGCGTGATCCGAATTCACACGTTGGAGAAGAAAGACTACTTCACTCTGGCAGGCGAGATGCCGCTCTGA
- a CDS encoding RNA methyltransferase, translated as MRRLTHDEISQQRVPLELIRQSPRLPIFAMLDNIRSLYNVGSIFRTSEGALVQKLFLSGYTPHPPRKEIEKTALGSTETVPWEHHRTAEACLTAIRQTGARICVLEHTTKSIPYYEVTKKEFPICLVVGNEITGVSQNVIAAADLAIEIPMFGMKQSLNAAVAYGIALFELVRIWNVSNQSGISPARVK; from the coding sequence ATGAGAAGGCTAACCCACGATGAAATTTCACAACAGCGTGTACCGCTGGAGCTGATCCGGCAAAGCCCGCGGCTGCCGATTTTTGCCATGCTGGACAATATCAGGAGCCTGTACAACGTCGGTTCAATCTTCAGGACTTCGGAGGGGGCTTTGGTACAGAAGCTGTTTCTCAGCGGGTACACGCCTCACCCGCCGAGGAAGGAGATTGAAAAAACCGCGCTCGGCTCAACGGAGACAGTTCCGTGGGAACACCATCGAACCGCTGAAGCCTGCCTCACGGCAATTCGGCAAACTGGAGCGAGAATATGCGTTCTGGAGCATACAACAAAGAGCATCCCCTACTACGAGGTTACGAAAAAAGAATTCCCGATTTGTTTGGTGGTTGGAAATGAGATCACGGGTGTTTCTCAGAATGTTATTGCCGCGGCTGACCTTGCAATCGAAATTCCGATGTTTGGCATGAAACAATCGCTCAACGCCGCAGTGGCGTACGGGATAGCACTTTTTGAGTTGGTGAGAATCTGGAATGTATCCAATCAGAGCGGCATCTCGCCTGCCAGAGTGAAGTAG
- the mtgA gene encoding monofunctional biosynthetic peptidoglycan transglycosylase, protein MTTADDAALKQNTLYLVRLWHWAKANKAKTVFLLFGFFVLYEALTIPWFSVASLKENNPTETALMRQRIGEAEHDGRSLKIVQSWVPLSRIPRHVINAVIVAEDGTFWEHDGFDWYEFQQSLRKNWEKKKVVRGASTITQQLAKNLYLSTSKDPLRKLKEWIITLLLEQHLDKSRILEVYLNVIEWGRGIFGIEAAARTYFGCSASSLSVEQSLRLAAVIPSPLKHKPTDNTRWVTFRKNIVAARLQGRRYYEPEAEPEDEEENGSIESLPKETEPSEHQIEPQPADTGDVSLDKQDYREVMPNDTTDNERGGSNDVQGREPTD, encoded by the coding sequence TTGACAACCGCAGATGATGCTGCCCTGAAACAGAACACGTTATACCTCGTGCGATTGTGGCATTGGGCAAAGGCGAACAAAGCGAAAACGGTGTTTCTGCTATTCGGCTTCTTTGTGCTGTACGAGGCACTTACAATTCCGTGGTTTAGTGTAGCCAGCCTTAAAGAGAACAATCCGACCGAAACAGCGTTGATGCGCCAGCGGATTGGTGAGGCCGAACATGACGGAAGAAGTCTGAAGATCGTACAGTCTTGGGTCCCGTTGTCCCGGATTCCGCGGCACGTTATCAATGCCGTTATTGTTGCAGAAGATGGAACGTTTTGGGAACACGATGGGTTCGACTGGTATGAGTTTCAACAGTCGTTGCGAAAGAATTGGGAAAAAAAGAAAGTGGTCCGCGGAGCAAGTACAATTACGCAGCAGCTTGCAAAGAATCTCTATCTCTCAACTTCCAAAGACCCCTTGAGAAAACTGAAGGAATGGATCATAACCCTTCTTCTCGAACAGCATCTTGACAAGAGTCGTATTCTCGAAGTGTACCTGAATGTGATTGAATGGGGGAGAGGTATCTTCGGAATAGAAGCGGCGGCAAGAACATATTTCGGGTGTTCAGCGAGTTCATTGTCTGTCGAGCAGTCTCTGAGACTTGCGGCGGTGATTCCCAGTCCGTTGAAACACAAGCCAACGGACAATACCCGTTGGGTTACATTTCGCAAGAATATTGTTGCAGCGAGATTGCAGGGACGCCGCTATTACGAACCGGAAGCGGAGCCTGAAGACGAAGAAGAAAATGGAAGCATCGAATCACTACCGAAGGAGACAGAACCAAGCGAACATCAGATTGAACCCCAGCCCGCAGACACAGGGGATGTGTCGCTCGATAAGCAGGATTATCGAGAAGTGATGCCAAATGATACGACTGACAATGAAAGGGGTGGTAGCAATGACGTACAAGGACGTGAACCTACTGATTGA
- a CDS encoding FAD-dependent oxidoreductase: MPKRIVVIGGVAAGPSAAAKAKRTNADCDVVLFEQNEHISYGVCEIPYYIGGDVEGNRLVSNTPAQLREKKGVEVRILHRVEEILPTRKRIIIRDLSLGKLREEAYDRLILATGSRPKRLGVEGEEARNVFSVKKLEDAYRLYEFIKSEKPKHAVIIGGGYIGMEMAEALRSRSLDVTILHRHNLPMHGLERETQEEVLRELAMNNVQFIGEAKTEGCVVDTRKRVSHVVTKDGSFQTDLVILALGVVPNSEIAQKAGIRVGTTGGIRTDQRQETNLDNIYAAGDCCEVRNLVSDKPAYMPLATIGSKQGWVAGENAAGGNASFRGAVRSIAVKVFGLEVARVGLSSEEARASGFDVITESVSAWSKVAMMPGSAKVSITMIADRRTKRLLGVNMIGSDGVVLRVNTFAVAIQNKMSIPDIQQWDLAYSPPFTPLWDPILVAANATARKLGNP; this comes from the coding sequence ATGCCGAAACGAATTGTTGTCATAGGTGGAGTCGCAGCCGGGCCAAGTGCTGCCGCAAAGGCCAAACGGACGAATGCCGATTGCGATGTTGTTCTCTTCGAACAAAATGAACACATCTCGTACGGTGTTTGTGAGATTCCGTATTACATCGGGGGCGATGTGGAAGGAAATCGCCTTGTCTCGAATACGCCCGCACAGCTGCGTGAAAAGAAGGGAGTTGAAGTTCGAATTCTGCACCGCGTCGAGGAAATTCTTCCTACCAGAAAGAGGATTATTATCCGCGATCTTTCGCTTGGGAAATTACGCGAAGAAGCGTATGACCGGTTGATTCTCGCAACCGGTTCCCGACCGAAAAGGCTCGGCGTCGAAGGGGAAGAAGCGCGTAATGTCTTCTCCGTTAAGAAGCTCGAAGACGCGTATCGGCTGTACGAGTTCATCAAATCTGAAAAACCGAAGCACGCAGTTATTATCGGCGGCGGCTATATTGGTATGGAAATGGCTGAGGCTCTTCGTTCCCGTTCGCTCGATGTCACCATCCTTCATCGTCACAACCTGCCGATGCACGGCCTTGAAAGGGAGACGCAGGAAGAGGTTCTTCGGGAACTCGCGATGAACAATGTCCAGTTTATTGGAGAAGCGAAGACGGAGGGTTGTGTTGTTGATACCCGGAAGCGTGTGTCGCATGTGGTCACGAAAGACGGTTCGTTCCAAACCGACCTCGTCATACTGGCGTTGGGTGTTGTACCCAACAGCGAGATTGCTCAGAAAGCCGGTATTCGGGTCGGTACTACTGGCGGGATTCGAACGGATCAACGACAGGAAACGAATCTTGACAACATCTACGCCGCCGGCGATTGTTGTGAAGTCAGGAATCTTGTGAGCGATAAACCCGCGTACATGCCCCTTGCGACAATCGGAAGTAAGCAGGGCTGGGTTGCCGGCGAAAATGCAGCGGGAGGCAATGCGTCGTTCCGCGGTGCAGTTCGGTCGATAGCAGTCAAAGTGTTCGGGCTTGAAGTGGCGCGAGTAGGATTAAGTTCCGAAGAAGCCCGTGCCTCCGGTTTTGATGTCATAACCGAATCGGTTTCGGCATGGTCGAAAGTTGCTATGATGCCGGGAAGTGCGAAGGTCTCGATCACGATGATCGCCGACAGACGAACGAAGCGGCTCTTGGGTGTCAACATGATCGGGAGTGATGGAGTGGTGTTGAGAGTGAACACGTTTGCTGTAGCTATCCAGAATAAGATGTCTATTCCTGATATCCAGCAATGGGATCTTGCGTATTCCCCGCCCTTCACGCCATTGTGGGACCCGATTCTTGTTGCTGCAAATGCTACGGCCAGGAAGCTCGGCAATCCGTGA